The window GCGTTATCGACAACCAGGGCCAACCGACCAAACACTTCGGCGACCCCGCCTGGGTCTACCTGCAGTACCGACGCAAGCAAGGCGACTCTCGCGCCGAAGCGGAGATCCTGGCCGAGGCCCGCGAGCAGATGGCCAACGTCCGCGGCCGCGGGGTGTTGCTGGCCGAGGGCTACGGCGGCCACCCGTGGGAGCTGGCGCCCGAGCTCGACCGCCGCGTCCGCACGCTGTACGAGGACTCGAAGCAGTGCATCTGGGCCGAGCTCAGCGCTCCGTTTGCCGCCGCCGTGCCGCACGCCGTGCCGATCCGCTCGCAGACCGAGGACCGTGCGGACTACATCCTCCACCCGCCCGCCGGCGAGGTGCTCGACGACGCGTCGCTGCAGACCGTGCGGCGGCTCCGTGACCGGCGTTCCGGCGACGGGCGTTCGGAAAGCGGCCGTCCCGCCGAATACGACGTGCAGCTGGTGATCTCCGACGGGCTGAACGCCTTGTCGCTGATGGACAAGGATCACCTCGCGCCGTACCTGACGGAGGTTCGTCAGCAGCTTAGCGAGGCCGGCTACCGGCCCGCGCCGGAGAACCTGCTGCTCACCGGCGGCCGGGTGCGCGCGGGGTACCGGATTGGCGAGGAGCTGTTCGGCTCGCTGCCAGCAAGCAAAGATGCGCGGGCCGTTCTGCACGTTATCGGCGAGCGGCCCGGCTCGGGCCACCACGCGTTCTCGGTGTACATCACGGGCCAACCGGCGGGCGCCTGGGCCAAGCCCGGCGTGACCGACCACAACGTGACGCGGGTCGTCTCGGGTATCGCCGACACGGCCTTGCCGCCTGCGACGGCCGCGGCCGACACCGTGCGGATCCTCAAACAGCTGGCGCCGCTCGGTTAGTCGCGACGCTACGCGGCCGCCAGCTCGACGCGCAGCTAGTCCGAGTTTTCGAGCAGCAGAATCACGCGATATGGTCGAAAAGGAACCGCCACCCCTTGTCGTTTGGAGTGGCCCACTCTATCGCGGCGGTTTTCGGCCAGCAGTGCATTGCAGCCAATGGGTAGTGCATGCAACCGTACGCCTAAACGGCGCTTAATTTTCTTGACTGGGCGATCAGCAACCGCTACAACGCGATGCACTGCGTGCGCCTGCTAGTGAACTGGTGGGTCTCAGACGTGTCCTCTGAAGGACCGCCAATGCGATTCCATTGGGAAAACCGGCCACAACGGGGATTTACTCTCGTTGAGTTGCTTGTGGTTATCGCGATCATTGGGGTTCTCGTCGCGTTGCTGCTGCCCGCGGTTCAATCGGCACGCGAGGCTGCCCGGCGGACGCAGTGCATCAACCAGCTCAAGCAGCTCTCGCTTGGAGCGCTGAACCACGAGTCGGCGCACAAGATACTTCCCTCGGGTGGCTGGGGCTACAAGTGGACCGGCGATCCCGACCGCGGGGTCGGGGAAACTCAACCCGGAGGGTGGCCTTTCGCGCTGCTCGATTACCTGGAGGAGCCGGGCGTGGCGTCGGTCGGCAAGGGGATGCCTGAGTCCGAGAAGCAGGCCGCGCTGTTGAGGCAAAAAACACAGCCAATCGCGATGTTCTACTGCCCGAGCCGACACGCCGTTGGCCTAGGGTACGGACCAGAATCCTCACACAACTCCGATCAGCCGGCGGACAGCCTGGTGGCGAAGTCCGATTACGCCGCGAACGGCGGCAACCAGTTGCCCGGGCAGGGGGGCGCCAATGTCACGAGTGGGCCGGCGAAGTCGTGCCTGGTCGACTACCCTGCCTGCCCCGGTCTGGCGTCGCGCGCCGAGGCGTTCAAGAGCAACGGGCCAGTCGTTGCGCGGTACGGCGTGGCGCTCCGCCGGATCACCGATGGCACGTCCAAGACGCTATTGTTCGGGGAACGCTGGCTGCACACAACGCTGCATGATCTGAACCACGGAGTGTTCGTGGGGTACGACAACAACTCGATGTACCAGGGGTACGACTGGGACACCGTGCGGTGGGCGAGTTCACAAGTAAACAGCAACGGCGAGGCGCTCGGCATGCCGTGGCCGGATCAGCAGGGCGAAACCGGAGTCCGGGGCCCGTTGCCGTCGAGCACCTTCAGGTTTGGTTCCGTGCACTCCGGCGGGCTGAACGCGTCGCGTGTCGATGGATCGGTCAGCAGCGTGAGCTTCGATGTCGACCCCGAAGTCTGGAACTCGCTAGGCGGCGGTAATGACGCCTAGCGTCGGTCCGAGGGGCTGAAACACTTTCAACCGATTTACCATCTATGCAGTCACACTTCACACTCAAACCTGTCGACTCGAGCAAACCTGTCGACTCGAGCAAGCCTGTCGACTCGAGCAAGCCTGGCGACTCGAGCAAGCCTGGAGACTCGAGCAAGCCTGGAGACTCGAGCAAGCCTGGAGACTCTAGGCGGCGTGCAGGAGTTGGGCAGCGCCGCCCCTGCTCCCGAGGGGCAGCCGCCCGCCGCGGCGGCGCCTTCACTCTGGTCGAACTGCTTGTCGTGATCGCCATCATCGGCATCCTGATCGCACTGCTCCTGCCGGCCGTGCAGTCGGCTCGCGAGGCCGCACGCCGGACGCAGTGCAGCAATCAGATGCGGCAGATGGGTTTGGCGCTGCAGACGCACGTCGATTCGCTGAGCATCTTCCCGTCGGGGGGGGTCGACCCCTGGCCCCGGATCGAGGACTACGCGTCAGGCGGCAGGCCGTTTACTGCCCCCAAGCAGGGGCTCAGTTGGGCCTTCCAGATCCTGCCGTACATGGAAGAGGGGGCCGTGCACAACCTGGTGCAGTCGCAGCAACTCCCGCTCACCCCGGTCAACATGTACTTCTGCCCTTCGCGGCGCGGGCCAACGCAGAACCCCAATCCGGCGGCGTCGGTCACCGGCCGGTGGTTGATGGACTACGCCGCGCTGGTCGCGGCGCCTAGTCGCAGTCAGCTCAACGGGACCCGGGGACCGTTGTATTGGGGAGCGCGGGTAAGCAGTGACCAGCAGTACACGGACTACATGGCCGATGGTCAGATGTGCGCCACGCCGCTGATGTGGGGCGGCAGCACGACCCACCTCGAGGGCAGCACGGCCACCTATGACCCATCGAGCCCTTTCCCCAAACTGTTCCCGACCCAGGGGGTGATCGTCCGCAGCAACTACTACGTGGAGGACGGGACCGGCATCAGCGGCTCGCCCCAGGCGCGCAAGCTGGGGCTGCCGAAGCCAACCACGTTCGCGAAGATCACCGACGGATCTAGCAATACGATCGTGTTGTGCGAGAAGCGCATCGCGGTGGGCCGCTACCCGGGCGACGCCACCGACGACGACGCAGGTTGGTCCGACGGGTGGGACT is drawn from Posidoniimonas polymericola and contains these coding sequences:
- a CDS encoding DUF1559 domain-containing protein, producing the protein MRFHWENRPQRGFTLVELLVVIAIIGVLVALLLPAVQSAREAARRTQCINQLKQLSLGALNHESAHKILPSGGWGYKWTGDPDRGVGETQPGGWPFALLDYLEEPGVASVGKGMPESEKQAALLRQKTQPIAMFYCPSRHAVGLGYGPESSHNSDQPADSLVAKSDYAANGGNQLPGQGGANVTSGPAKSCLVDYPACPGLASRAEAFKSNGPVVARYGVALRRITDGTSKTLLFGERWLHTTLHDLNHGVFVGYDNNSMYQGYDWDTVRWASSQVNSNGEALGMPWPDQQGETGVRGPLPSSTFRFGSVHSGGLNASRVDGSVSSVSFDVDPEVWNSLGGGNDA
- a CDS encoding DUF1559 family PulG-like putative transporter, whose translation is MQSHFTLKPVDSSKPVDSSKPVDSSKPGDSSKPGDSSKPGDSSKPGDSRRRAGVGQRRPCSRGAAARRGGAFTLVELLVVIAIIGILIALLLPAVQSAREAARRTQCSNQMRQMGLALQTHVDSLSIFPSGGVDPWPRIEDYASGGRPFTAPKQGLSWAFQILPYMEEGAVHNLVQSQQLPLTPVNMYFCPSRRGPTQNPNPAASVTGRWLMDYAALVAAPSRSQLNGTRGPLYWGARVSSDQQYTDYMADGQMCATPLMWGGSTTHLEGSTATYDPSSPFPKLFPTQGVIVRSNYYVEDGTGISGSPQARKLGLPKPTTFAKITDGSSNTIVLCEKRIAVGRYPGDATDDDAGWSDGWDYDTLRLATCQPSSDSAEITSGGATVMTAGAAHTGLIYCAFADGSVRGVKYDVDLETFNLLAHKSDGELINESF